A stretch of the Poseidonibacter parvus genome encodes the following:
- a CDS encoding substrate-binding periplasmic protein, producing the protein MLYKITFLIILLISNLSARSLEEIQESGDIIIAVYENFPPYSYIENDEPKGIDIDLGKQIAKSIGVKPTWYWTGSDETLDDDLRNVIWKGHLIHKTKADVMLRIPYDYEFIREKDKSTGELNNDLVVMKAPYHTERWVIATNKEKIPEINTLGVFMYNKIGVELDTLPDAHLTSSFMGKLRNNVVHYPSILTAIEDLKSGKIQAVAGLKSQLEQQLKFNQNKDKYFMTKKIDYVKSKWDIGIAVRTDFRPLGYEIEGYIEEYIRSGTLEKIFNKYDVNYEIPLALQ; encoded by the coding sequence ATGTTATATAAAATTACATTTCTAATCATTTTACTAATATCAAACCTAAGTGCTAGATCTCTTGAAGAAATCCAAGAATCTGGCGATATTATAATAGCTGTATATGAGAATTTCCCTCCTTATTCATATATTGAAAACGATGAACCAAAAGGTATAGATATAGACCTTGGTAAGCAAATTGCAAAATCAATAGGTGTAAAACCAACTTGGTATTGGACAGGTTCAGATGAGACTTTAGATGATGATTTAAGAAATGTAATTTGGAAGGGGCATTTAATTCACAAAACAAAAGCTGATGTGATGCTTCGTATTCCTTATGATTATGAATTTATTAGAGAAAAAGACAAAAGTACAGGTGAATTAAACAATGATCTTGTAGTTATGAAAGCACCTTATCATACAGAAAGATGGGTAATAGCAACAAATAAAGAAAAAATTCCTGAAATAAATACACTTGGTGTTTTTATGTACAACAAAATAGGTGTTGAATTAGATACTTTGCCTGACGCTCATTTAACATCATCATTTATGGGAAAACTTCGTAATAATGTAGTTCATTATCCTTCAATACTTACAGCAATAGAAGATTTAAAAAGTGGCAAAATCCAAGCAGTAGCGGGCTTGAAGTCACAACTAGAACAACAACTAAAATTTAATCAAAACAAAGACAAATATTTTATGACAAAAAAAATAGATTATGTAAAATCTAAATGGGATATAGGTATTGCTGTAAGAACTGATTTTAGACCCCTAGGATATGAAATTGAGGGGTATATTGAAGAATATATAAGAAGTGGTACTTTAGAAAAGATATTTAATAAGTATGATGTTAATTATGAAATTCCTCTTGCCTTACAATAA
- the pedF gene encoding cytochrome c-550 PedF — MKSLKKVVLVALATSTLAFGHGDVVPHSVETKGLANVADDVIVNPFRGNEKAIEIGKGAYNTNCARCHGLGAVSGGVAPDLRALDAGDDDIDEYFVTKVIEGAVRNGNVYMPPFGEVLSPAAIWSIRSWVETLPTDDL; from the coding sequence ATGAAAAGTTTAAAAAAAGTTGTATTAGTTGCATTAGCTACTTCTACATTAGCATTTGGTCATGGAGACGTTGTACCACATTCAGTAGAAACTAAAGGTTTAGCAAATGTTGCAGATGATGTAATAGTTAATCCATTTAGAGGAAATGAAAAAGCAATAGAAATTGGGAAAGGTGCTTATAATACTAACTGTGCAAGATGTCATGGTTTAGGTGCAGTTTCAGGTGGTGTTGCTCCTGATTTAAGAGCATTAGATGCAGGGGATGATGATATTGATGAATATTTTGTTACTAAAGTTATAGAAGGTGCTGTTAGAAATGGTAATGTATATATGCCTCCATTTGGAGAAGTATTATCACCAGCTGCAATTTGGTCAATTAGATCATGGGTTGAAACTTTACCAACAGATGATTTATAA